The following proteins are encoded in a genomic region of Oncorhynchus gorbuscha isolate QuinsamMale2020 ecotype Even-year linkage group LG11, OgorEven_v1.0, whole genome shotgun sequence:
- the LOC124048441 gene encoding endonuclease domain-containing 1 protein-like, translated as MLTRMAYLHAVGLALLPLAGWLSLCAADVGDFAPCLNFFYRSWPPKGLSGTPICQRYGNQYHFASLYSRSRRSPRFSAYMFSPPEGKRPPANWMFEPQLANATADGNMTPFPLGELDPNVVNSQAVQLDYTNSSYTRGHLNPSLHHRTQQDRLSTFTLTNVVPQKVGSNNGPWETLEKQVNHTLGSYCLGVAYVVTGVIPYLDNKHWIKGHRVAVPEYMWSAYCCPKYNKSLLNKVNLSKVFPTYAAIGRNDPNSTEEIVPIDKSSHKCFWGYDVRRMPLDTLEMYLKERFGTVISVFYEQCSGVK; from the exons ATGTTAACCAGGATGGCATATCTTCATGCTGTGGGTTTGGCCCTTCTACCTCTGGCAGGCTGGTTGTCCCTTTGTGCTGCTGATGTGGGGGACTTCGCCCCATGTCTGAACTTCTTCTACAGGTCGTGGCCCCCCAAGGGTCTGTCAGGGACCCCCATCTGTCAGCGCTATGGGAACCAGTACCACTTCGCCTCGCTGTACAGCCGCTCACGACGCTCGCCAAGGTTCTCTGCCTACATGTTCAGCCCGCCAGAAGGGAAAAGGCCCCCAGCAAACTGGATGTTTGAGCCACAG TTAGCCAACGCCACAGCGGATGGCAACATGACCCCCTTCCCACTAGGTGAGCTGGACCCGAATGTGGTGAACAGCCAGGCCGTCCAGCTGGACTATACCAACTCCTCCTACACTCGGGGGCACCTCAACCCCAGCCTTCACCACCGGACCCAGCAGGACCGCTTGTCCACCTTCACCCTGACCAACGTGGTCCCTCAGAAGGTTGGCTCCAACAACGGGCCCTGGGAGACACTGGAGAAACAGGTCAACCACACTCTCGGCTCCTACTGCCTCGGTGTGGCCTACGTTGTGACGGGGGTTATTCCCTACCTGGACAACAAGCACTGGATCAAGGGTCATCGAGTGGCAGTGCCGGAGTACATGTGGTCAGCCTACTGTTGCCCTAAGTACAACAAGAGTCTACTTAACAAGGTTAATCTTAGCAAGGTTTTCCCCACGTATGCTGCTATTGGACGCAATGACCCAAACAGCACAGAAGAGATTGTGCCCATTGACAAAAGCAGTCACAAATGTTTCTGGGGTTACGATGTAAGGCGTATGCCTCTGGATACGTTGGAGATGTACCTGAAGGAGCGATTTGGGACCGTCATCAGTGTGTTTTATGAACAATGCTCTGGGGTAAAATGA